The Echinicola rosea genome has a segment encoding these proteins:
- the leuS gene encoding leucine--tRNA ligase, giving the protein MADYNFQEIEKKWQERWEASQVFNAKIDPQRPKFYSLDMFPYPSGAGLHVGHPLGYIASDIVTRFKRLQGYNVLHPMGYDSFGLPAEQYAIQTGQHPAITTEQNIKRYTEQLKNIGFAFDWNKEVRTSDPSYYKWTQWIFMQLFDSYYDKTEDKAKDINDLISVFEKEGNANVNAVCDEDIKTFTANDWKAYSEKEQQQTLLQYRLTYLAETTVNWCAALGTVLSNDEVKDGFSERGGHPVERKKMMQWSMRITAYAERLLNDLEKVDWPEPIKEMQRNWIGRSVGAEMVFQVKDKAQKIKVFTTRIDTIYGVTYLALAPESDLAAELITDDQRKEAEAYIKVAKNRSERDRMSDVKTISGAFTGSYAINPFNGEEIPIWIADYVLAGYGTGAVMAVPAHDERDYNFANHFGLEVRQVLEGSMENGSFPGRDGIAMNSGFLDGLVMKDAMEKAIAFLEEKQIGKGKIQYRMRDAIFTRQRYWGEPLPVYFNDGIPYLVDEKDLPIVLPEVDKYLPTEDGEPPLGRARDWTYQVDGISYPLELSTMPGWAGSSWYFLRYMDPQNNSEFVSKEAQQYWEAVDLYIGGAEHATGHLLYSRFWTKFLYDKGFINIVEPFKKMINQGMIQGRSNFVYRIKGTNKFVSHGLRKDHETAAMHVDVNIVQNDQLDLEKFKAWRPDLADAEFILEDGKYICGAEVEKMSKSKYNVVNPDDIIERYGADTLRLYEMFLGPLEQFKPWNTNGIDGVSKFLKKLWRLFHDKNGNFTVSDATPTKEELKTLHKTIKKTEEDMSNYSFNTSVSSFMICVNELSALKCNKKEILEPLTIIVSPYAPHIAEELWSLMGNDRSVLEARFPKFNEEYLTEDAHEYPISINGKMRVKLPISLSLSKEEIEKTALADANVQKWLDGKAPKKIIVVPGKIVNIVV; this is encoded by the coding sequence ATGGCTGATTACAATTTTCAAGAAATCGAAAAGAAATGGCAAGAAAGATGGGAAGCATCCCAGGTTTTTAATGCCAAAATAGACCCACAAAGACCTAAATTCTACAGTCTGGATATGTTTCCCTATCCTTCCGGTGCTGGCTTGCACGTAGGACATCCACTGGGTTACATTGCTTCGGATATCGTCACACGCTTCAAACGCCTACAAGGATATAACGTCCTCCACCCTATGGGGTACGATTCCTTCGGGCTTCCCGCAGAACAATACGCCATCCAGACGGGTCAGCACCCAGCCATCACCACAGAACAAAACATCAAACGCTATACCGAACAGTTGAAAAACATCGGGTTTGCCTTCGACTGGAACAAAGAGGTCAGGACTTCTGACCCTTCCTACTATAAGTGGACCCAGTGGATATTTATGCAGCTGTTTGACAGCTATTACGATAAGACCGAAGACAAGGCCAAGGACATCAACGACCTGATCAGCGTTTTCGAAAAAGAGGGCAATGCGAATGTCAACGCCGTATGTGATGAAGACATCAAAACTTTCACAGCCAACGATTGGAAAGCTTATTCCGAAAAGGAACAGCAACAGACCCTGCTACAATATCGCTTGACCTATCTTGCCGAAACCACCGTAAACTGGTGCGCTGCCTTGGGCACGGTACTTTCCAATGACGAAGTGAAAGATGGCTTTTCCGAACGTGGGGGACATCCTGTAGAGCGCAAAAAAATGATGCAATGGAGCATGCGCATCACCGCCTATGCAGAACGACTGCTCAATGACCTCGAAAAGGTAGATTGGCCAGAGCCTATCAAAGAAATGCAACGTAACTGGATCGGACGATCTGTCGGTGCCGAAATGGTCTTTCAGGTAAAGGATAAAGCACAAAAAATCAAAGTCTTCACCACGCGTATAGACACCATTTATGGAGTGACGTATTTGGCCCTCGCCCCAGAAAGCGATTTAGCTGCCGAATTGATCACCGATGACCAACGCAAAGAGGCCGAAGCCTATATCAAAGTGGCCAAAAACCGCTCCGAGAGAGACCGCATGAGTGATGTCAAAACCATCTCCGGTGCCTTTACCGGAAGTTATGCCATTAATCCATTTAATGGGGAGGAGATCCCTATCTGGATAGCCGATTACGTTTTGGCAGGCTATGGTACGGGAGCCGTTATGGCCGTACCAGCCCATGATGAGCGTGATTACAACTTCGCCAACCACTTTGGATTGGAAGTGAGGCAGGTGTTGGAAGGCAGCATGGAAAATGGTTCCTTTCCAGGACGGGACGGCATTGCCATGAATTCGGGCTTCCTCGATGGATTGGTCATGAAGGATGCCATGGAAAAAGCCATAGCATTCCTCGAAGAAAAGCAAATAGGCAAGGGTAAAATCCAGTACAGGATGCGTGATGCCATCTTCACCAGACAGCGCTACTGGGGTGAGCCACTTCCTGTATATTTTAACGACGGGATTCCCTATTTGGTAGATGAAAAGGACCTCCCAATCGTACTTCCTGAGGTGGACAAATACCTCCCGACCGAAGATGGAGAACCGCCATTGGGCCGTGCCAGGGACTGGACTTACCAAGTGGACGGCATATCGTATCCGCTTGAGCTAAGCACCATGCCAGGCTGGGCAGGATCCTCTTGGTATTTCCTTCGCTATATGGATCCCCAAAACAATTCGGAATTTGTCAGCAAAGAAGCCCAACAATACTGGGAAGCCGTGGACTTGTATATCGGAGGAGCAGAGCATGCTACAGGTCACCTGCTCTACAGCCGTTTCTGGACCAAATTCCTTTACGATAAAGGCTTTATCAATATCGTGGAACCGTTCAAGAAAATGATCAACCAAGGCATGATCCAAGGGCGATCAAACTTTGTGTACAGGATCAAAGGCACCAATAAATTTGTAAGTCATGGCCTTCGCAAAGACCATGAAACAGCAGCCATGCACGTGGATGTCAACATCGTGCAAAACGACCAATTGGATTTGGAAAAATTCAAAGCTTGGCGCCCTGATTTGGCAGATGCAGAATTTATACTGGAAGACGGCAAGTACATTTGTGGAGCGGAAGTGGAAAAAATGTCCAAGTCCAAGTACAATGTGGTCAACCCTGACGACATCATCGAACGCTATGGTGCGGACACACTGCGCCTTTACGAAATGTTCTTGGGACCTTTGGAGCAGTTCAAGCCTTGGAACACCAACGGAATAGACGGTGTGTCCAAGTTTCTGAAAAAGCTCTGGCGGCTCTTCCACGATAAAAACGGCAACTTTACTGTATCCGACGCGACCCCTACCAAAGAGGAGCTGAAAACACTGCACAAAACCATCAAAAAGACAGAGGAGGACATGAGCAACTACTCGTTCAACACCTCGGTGTCCAGTTTTATGATTTGTGTAAATGAACTTTCAGCTCTGAAATGCAATAAAAAAGAAATATTGGAACCACTGACCATCATCGTTTCGCCCTATGCACCCCACATTGCCGAAGAACTGTGGTCATTGATGGGCAACGATCGGTCCGTTCTGGAAGCCCGCTTCCCGAAATTCAATGAAGAATACCTGACCGAAGATGCACATGAATACCCTATCTCTATCAATGGTAAAATGAGGGTCAAGCTCCCAATTTCGCTTAGCCTAAGCAAAGAGGAAATTGAAAAAACAGCACTGGCAGACGCCAATGTGCAAAAGTGGCTCGATGGCAAAGCGCCCAAAAAGATCATTGTCGTGCCAGGCAAGATCGTCAACATTGTGGTCTAA
- a CDS encoding mechanosensitive ion channel family protein → MEDLLQDVKKDGFGAFLERLNDFLEYTLVTLGSSKLTVGLVIALVFSVFILVIVTEWIKKIIVHKVLSRYQMDIGTRQSVGTIIRYVLLIGGFVIIIQNSGIDLSALGILAGALGVGIGFGLQNITNNFISGLIILFERPIKVGDRIEVGDVNGDVIKISSRSTMIVTNDNISIIVPNSQFIDSPVINWSHNDRNIRFNFPVGVSYKEDPQKIKSVLMAVATANDGVLKTPPPDVLFVEYGDNSINFILRVWTSQYINKPKVLKSQLYYEIFRKFNEEGIEIPFPQRDLHLKTGFEKLDN, encoded by the coding sequence ATGGAAGATCTTTTGCAAGATGTCAAAAAAGATGGATTTGGCGCATTTTTGGAGCGCTTGAATGATTTTTTGGAATATACATTAGTGACATTGGGAAGCTCTAAGCTCACTGTTGGGCTGGTGATAGCCCTTGTCTTTTCGGTCTTTATACTGGTAATAGTTACCGAATGGATCAAAAAAATCATAGTCCACAAAGTCCTGTCCCGCTACCAAATGGATATTGGCACCCGCCAATCTGTCGGAACCATCATACGATACGTGCTGCTGATCGGTGGTTTTGTCATCATCATCCAAAACTCGGGAATAGACCTCAGTGCACTGGGGATTCTGGCCGGTGCATTAGGGGTAGGTATTGGTTTTGGTTTGCAAAACATCACCAACAACTTTATCAGTGGACTGATCATCCTATTCGAGCGGCCTATCAAAGTCGGTGACCGTATCGAAGTGGGCGATGTAAATGGCGATGTCATCAAGATCAGCTCCCGATCCACCATGATCGTCACCAATGACAACATCTCCATCATCGTACCCAACAGCCAGTTTATTGACAGTCCTGTAATCAACTGGTCCCATAATGACCGAAACATACGTTTTAATTTCCCTGTAGGTGTTTCATACAAAGAAGACCCACAAAAGATCAAATCTGTCCTAATGGCAGTGGCCACAGCCAATGATGGTGTGCTCAAAACCCCTCCACCCGACGTCCTTTTTGTGGAATACGGCGACAACAGCATCAACTTTATCCTCCGTGTCTGGACCTCTCAGTACATCAACAAACCCAAGGTGCTCAAGAGCCAACTTTATTATGAAATCTTCCGAAAATTCAATGAAGAAGGCATTGAAATCCCGTTCCCACAAAGAGATTTGCATTTAAAAACAGGATTTGAAAAGTTGGACAATTAA
- a CDS encoding carbon-nitrogen hydrolase family protein has product MSKQKEELEHRLKLRNVQLSDYDDIRELMTLIYEQKGMAYTRQELKNQIKAFPEGQICIEDNGKVVAVALSVVVEYSQFGDSHTYDEITGFGKFDTHNLENGDTLYGTDVFVHPEYRGLRLGRRLYDARKELCENLNLRSIIAGGRIPGYSKYAEQMTPRKYIDLVKNKEIYDPVLSFQLANEFHVRKVITKYLPEDKDSKAFATLLEWNNIYYEKDEKLIGNSKSIVRLGLVQWKMRRFKDVDDLMQQVEFFVDTVSGYKSDFCLLPEFFNAPLLADFNDMDASEAIRNLADYTEEVLSRMRDLALSYNVNIIAGSMPEYDGKKLRNVSYLCRRDGTIDKQYKLHITPDEQAYWGLQGGNGISVFDTDAGRIGILICYDVEFPELGRILAEQEMDILFVPFWTDTKNAYLRVSTCAKARAVENECYVAITGSVGNLPRVENMDIQHSQAAIYSPSDFSFPHDAVIAEASLNTETTIVADVDLDLLTKLRKMGSVRNLAQRRLDLYSIQWKRN; this is encoded by the coding sequence ATGAGCAAACAAAAAGAGGAACTGGAGCATAGGCTCAAGCTCAGGAACGTACAATTGTCAGATTATGATGACATTCGTGAGCTGATGACCCTGATATATGAACAGAAGGGCATGGCTTATACCAGACAGGAACTGAAGAATCAGATAAAGGCATTTCCTGAGGGGCAGATCTGCATAGAGGATAATGGCAAGGTCGTAGCAGTAGCGCTGAGTGTGGTAGTGGAATATTCCCAGTTTGGTGATAGCCATACCTATGATGAAATTACCGGATTTGGCAAGTTTGATACACATAATCTCGAAAATGGAGACACGCTCTACGGGACTGATGTGTTTGTTCATCCTGAGTATAGAGGGCTGAGGTTGGGGAGAAGGCTGTATGATGCCAGAAAAGAGCTGTGCGAAAACCTTAACTTACGCTCCATCATTGCTGGTGGGCGGATTCCCGGGTATAGCAAATATGCTGAGCAGATGACCCCGAGGAAGTACATAGATTTGGTAAAGAACAAGGAGATTTACGATCCGGTACTCTCTTTTCAGCTGGCCAATGAATTTCACGTCCGAAAAGTCATCACCAAGTACTTACCAGAGGACAAGGATTCCAAGGCATTTGCGACACTTTTGGAGTGGAACAATATCTACTATGAGAAAGATGAAAAGCTCATCGGTAATAGCAAATCCATAGTCCGATTAGGGCTGGTGCAGTGGAAAATGCGGCGGTTTAAGGATGTGGACGATCTGATGCAGCAGGTAGAGTTTTTTGTTGATACCGTTTCCGGTTATAAATCGGATTTTTGTCTTTTGCCAGAGTTTTTCAATGCTCCCTTATTGGCAGACTTTAATGATATGGATGCCTCTGAAGCGATCCGGAATTTGGCAGACTATACCGAAGAGGTACTGTCACGCATGAGGGATTTGGCACTTAGCTATAACGTGAACATCATCGCAGGGAGCATGCCTGAATATGATGGAAAAAAACTAAGAAATGTAAGCTACCTCTGCAGGCGGGACGGTACCATAGATAAGCAATATAAATTGCACATTACCCCGGATGAACAGGCCTATTGGGGCTTACAGGGTGGAAATGGGATCAGTGTATTTGATACAGATGCAGGGAGAATTGGGATTTTGATTTGCTATGATGTGGAGTTTCCTGAGTTGGGGAGGATTCTGGCTGAGCAGGAGATGGATATTTTGTTTGTGCCTTTCTGGACAGATACCAAAAATGCCTATCTTCGCGTAAGCACTTGTGCAAAGGCCAGGGCGGTGGAAAATGAGTGTTATGTGGCCATTACAGGTTCTGTGGGGAATCTTCCGAGAGTTGAAAATATGGATATTCAGCATTCCCAAGCGGCTATTTATTCACCATCAGACTTTTCTTTTCCCCATGATGCGGTAATTGCAGAAGCGTCTTTGAATACGGAAACGACCATTGTGGCCGATGTGGATTTGGATTTGCTGACCAAGCTGCGAAAAATGGGCAGCGTAAGGAACCTTGCTCAGCGGAGATTGGACCTTTATTCTATTCAGTGGAAGCGAAATTGA
- a CDS encoding KdsC family phosphatase — MENYLKGIDEKVIKKASKIKLLITDVDGVLTDGGVIYDDHYLEFKKFNVKDGLIVKVLQKHGIKVGAITGRNSPVVRSRCEELGFDFHYHGIKDKREKLEAVLDGMDLDLEECAYIGDDLIDLPLLVMVGLSVAPKDALPYIKEEVDMVSSLDGGGGVFREVADLILRSQGKLKMIINQLKEK, encoded by the coding sequence ATGGAAAACTACCTCAAGGGTATAGACGAAAAGGTCATTAAGAAAGCCTCTAAAATCAAGCTGTTAATAACTGATGTTGACGGAGTGTTGACGGACGGAGGGGTCATTTATGATGACCATTACCTCGAATTCAAAAAATTCAACGTCAAAGATGGGCTGATCGTAAAGGTACTCCAAAAGCACGGCATAAAGGTAGGCGCCATCACAGGAAGGAACTCGCCCGTGGTAAGGAGCCGATGCGAAGAGCTTGGCTTTGACTTTCACTATCATGGCATTAAAGATAAGCGGGAAAAACTAGAAGCAGTACTGGACGGTATGGACTTGGACCTGGAAGAGTGTGCCTATATCGGAGATGACCTTATTGATTTGCCTTTGCTGGTCATGGTGGGTCTTTCCGTGGCGCCAAAAGATGCTTTACCCTACATCAAGGAAGAGGTGGATATGGTTTCATCCCTTGATGGTGGTGGAGGTGTTTTCAGGGAAGTGGCTGACCTGATCTTGCGTTCTCAGGGTAAATTAAAAATGATTATTAACCAACTGAAGGAAAAATAA
- the kdsA gene encoding 3-deoxy-8-phosphooctulonate synthase, whose translation MPVFTQPMHITDQVVLGKEKPVLFSGPCAVESFDICMEIGSTIKDEAEKNGFSYVFKASFDKANRTSSGSFRGIGMDKSLEVLQRVGNELGVPLVTDIHESYQAAEVAEVADVLQIPAFLCRQTDLLLAAGKTGKAIKIKRGQFMAPEDMQYAVSKVRSTGNENVCLTERGFSLGYHNLVVDMRSLPTMRQFAPVVFDITHSVQQPGGQGGSSGGQREFAPFLARAAAAAGVDGFFIETHPEPAKALSDGPNMIPLHRMADFLEMLKECWETGNKYSAFQVE comes from the coding sequence ATGCCTGTATTTACACAGCCCATGCACATCACCGATCAAGTGGTGCTTGGCAAAGAAAAACCTGTTTTATTTTCAGGTCCCTGTGCAGTGGAGAGCTTTGATATCTGTATGGAGATCGGGAGTACCATAAAGGACGAGGCCGAGAAAAATGGTTTTTCATATGTTTTTAAAGCTTCTTTTGACAAGGCAAATAGGACTTCGTCCGGTTCTTTTAGAGGCATTGGGATGGACAAGTCGCTGGAGGTTTTGCAGCGCGTGGGCAATGAGTTGGGAGTGCCTTTGGTTACTGATATTCATGAAAGCTATCAAGCTGCCGAAGTAGCTGAAGTAGCGGATGTACTGCAGATTCCAGCGTTTTTATGCCGTCAGACAGATCTTTTGCTGGCAGCAGGGAAGACCGGTAAGGCGATCAAGATCAAAAGAGGCCAGTTTATGGCTCCTGAGGATATGCAATATGCGGTGAGCAAGGTAAGGTCCACTGGCAATGAAAACGTATGCCTGACAGAAAGAGGTTTTTCATTAGGCTACCATAATTTGGTGGTGGATATGCGGTCATTGCCTACCATGAGGCAGTTTGCGCCGGTTGTATTTGATATTACCCATTCGGTACAGCAGCCCGGAGGCCAAGGAGGAAGTAGTGGCGGGCAGCGTGAATTTGCTCCGTTTTTGGCAAGAGCTGCAGCGGCTGCGGGAGTGGATGGCTTCTTTATCGAAACCCATCCAGAGCCGGCCAAAGCTCTGAGCGATGGGCCAAATATGATTCCATTACATAGGATGGCTGATTTTCTTGAAATGCTCAAGGAGTGTTGGGAAACTGGAAATAAGTATAGTGCCTTTCAAGTAGAATAG
- a CDS encoding L,D-transpeptidase family protein, translated as MKKLIWLGCFMSLFYCTAAAQVMGSTAEVSLEIRNILESFAPGKAAQVGEQHLHHPDLLIAFYSNRQFEPVWVNDGKWHESASDLLAQIEESKYDGLLPASYHLSSIKEVISRDKQQSIDNGHPVHQAYVDLLLADAYFSLANDLYLGKVVQKGLQNSWEITPKRVKVDFGEAMEKGLESGDVSKSLEDFWPRYKVYRSMRKSIKEFYEMDDSLEEKWEKVGGKTLKVNEENKSVPAIRERLFYWNDLPTYSVPNEELYDSTMLAGVVHFQKRNGLDADGVIGKDTYSALNASPADMIKKIAVNMERMRWLPDTVLDGRFVMVNIANFQLDYLQDNGLDTVFTSKVIVGKEYHTTPVFNGEMAYIVLSPTWTVPSSIIKREMIPKIKKDASYLTKNHLKILTYSGKEVSPTSIDWSKAASGNFPYMIRQSPGPSNSLGQAKFIFPNKHNVYIHDTPSKSLFSKDLRAFSHGCIRIQQPAEFAEILLEGDSKWDMQRIREAMNKGKETTVMLKEKVPVVLIYLTFWADPSGKAHIRKDIYERDDAVAKALLN; from the coding sequence ATGAAAAAATTAATTTGGCTTGGCTGCTTTATGTCATTGTTCTATTGCACGGCAGCAGCACAAGTAATGGGTTCCACAGCGGAAGTATCACTCGAAATTCGTAACATTTTAGAGTCATTTGCTCCTGGTAAAGCCGCTCAGGTAGGTGAGCAACATCTTCATCATCCTGATTTATTGATTGCGTTTTATAGCAATAGGCAGTTTGAACCTGTCTGGGTAAATGACGGGAAATGGCATGAATCGGCAAGTGATCTTCTTGCCCAAATAGAGGAGTCAAAATACGATGGCCTCCTGCCTGCTTCCTATCACCTGTCTTCAATCAAGGAAGTGATCTCACGGGATAAACAACAGTCCATCGACAATGGACATCCCGTTCACCAAGCCTATGTGGATCTCCTGCTTGCTGATGCCTATTTTAGCCTTGCCAATGATCTGTATTTAGGAAAGGTAGTCCAAAAAGGACTTCAGAATTCGTGGGAAATCACCCCAAAACGCGTCAAGGTGGATTTTGGAGAGGCCATGGAAAAAGGGCTTGAAAGTGGTGATGTTTCAAAAAGTCTGGAGGATTTTTGGCCGAGGTATAAGGTGTATAGAAGCATGCGAAAAAGCATAAAGGAGTTTTATGAGATGGACGATTCCTTGGAGGAAAAGTGGGAAAAGGTCGGTGGCAAAACCCTTAAAGTGAATGAAGAGAACAAGTCGGTACCAGCGATTAGGGAGCGACTTTTTTACTGGAACGATTTGCCGACCTATTCAGTCCCCAATGAAGAGCTTTATGACAGTACGATGCTGGCAGGGGTGGTGCACTTTCAAAAACGCAATGGACTGGACGCAGATGGTGTTATTGGTAAGGATACGTATAGCGCACTCAATGCGAGCCCCGCAGATATGATAAAGAAAATTGCCGTCAATATGGAGCGGATGCGTTGGCTGCCGGATACCGTGTTGGATGGACGTTTTGTCATGGTAAATATCGCCAATTTTCAACTGGATTATTTACAGGATAATGGTCTTGATACTGTCTTTACCTCAAAGGTGATTGTCGGTAAGGAATATCATACCACACCTGTTTTTAATGGTGAAATGGCCTATATTGTTTTGAGCCCTACTTGGACGGTACCAAGCTCTATTATCAAAAGGGAGATGATTCCCAAGATCAAGAAAGATGCAAGTTATCTTACCAAGAATCACCTTAAGATTCTCACGTATTCGGGCAAAGAGGTCAGCCCTACTTCGATCGATTGGTCAAAGGCCGCTTCTGGTAATTTCCCCTATATGATAAGGCAAAGTCCAGGCCCTTCCAATTCCCTTGGACAGGCCAAGTTTATTTTTCCAAACAAACACAACGTGTATATCCACGATACCCCTTCAAAATCCCTTTTCAGCAAAGATTTGAGAGCATTTAGTCATGGGTGTATCAGGATTCAGCAGCCTGCGGAGTTTGCAGAAATACTATTAGAAGGCGATAGCAAATGGGACATGCAGCGTATCCGTGAAGCAATGAATAAGGGAAAGGAAACGACTGTGATGCTTAAAGAAAAGGTGCCTGTAGTCTTGATCTACTTGACCTTTTGGGCTGATCCATCGGGCAAGGCACATATCAGAAAAGATATTTATGAACGTGATGATGCCGTCGCCAAAGCGTTGCTAAACTGA
- a CDS encoding L,D-transpeptidase family protein, with amino-acid sequence MNRCQKWIVLSFLFFAACSPKVDEDTLQAIKQQLQGEVLEKVYGEFDYQPIWISAEGLSEHGERFLKVMEEDIPVDGLDKDDYHYGLIKQRVDSISQGGGVELLADLELVVSEAFVHLANDLHYGSVDPNEMSSKWKMEPKAKDVDVESLLVEIGKGNLELNEALSQLRPDNQLYAGLREEMEKVLAAKDHSDKPHIKFNGALEVGDRDPVITQVRKALEETGEAGISDYKEADVYDKELEQAVKRFQKRHGLKEDGILGEDFWRAINYSREDLLAKLKVNLERLRWLPDFLSTDGPKVLVNIPNYYMDYVVDQDTVFSTKAVVGKEYHQTPVFTAEMSYVVFSPYWNLPDGILWEETIPAILKDKDYLSEHNMEIVDQQREVVKPSSIRWKKLSKEEGFPYLIRQLPGDDNALGRVKFMFPNSYNIYIHDSPAKALFDRDERTFSHGCIRIADPDGFAEVLLKDKKEWNKDSINNAMQLEKEKQVNLDTKPAVWILYLTAWKSANGLQLREDVYDSDKQLSQKMGARVSSVYF; translated from the coding sequence ATGAATAGATGCCAGAAGTGGATCGTATTGAGCTTTTTGTTTTTTGCTGCTTGTAGCCCAAAAGTAGATGAGGATACATTACAAGCAATCAAACAGCAACTTCAAGGAGAAGTGCTGGAAAAGGTATATGGGGAATTTGATTATCAGCCCATTTGGATCAGTGCTGAGGGATTGAGTGAGCATGGAGAAAGGTTTTTGAAGGTGATGGAGGAGGATATTCCTGTGGATGGGTTGGATAAGGATGATTATCACTATGGACTGATCAAGCAGCGAGTAGATAGCATAAGCCAAGGTGGAGGAGTGGAACTATTGGCTGATTTGGAATTGGTGGTTTCCGAGGCTTTTGTCCATCTGGCAAATGATCTGCATTATGGTAGTGTGGATCCGAATGAAATGTCTTCCAAATGGAAGATGGAGCCAAAAGCAAAAGATGTGGACGTGGAATCCCTTTTGGTAGAGATAGGGAAAGGCAATCTGGAGCTAAATGAAGCGCTGAGTCAATTGCGTCCTGATAATCAGCTTTATGCAGGGCTCAGGGAGGAAATGGAGAAAGTGTTGGCGGCTAAAGACCATTCAGACAAACCTCATATTAAATTTAATGGGGCATTGGAAGTAGGGGATCGTGACCCGGTAATTACACAAGTGCGCAAGGCACTCGAAGAAACGGGTGAAGCGGGGATTTCGGACTACAAGGAAGCCGATGTTTATGATAAGGAATTGGAGCAAGCAGTAAAGCGATTTCAGAAAAGGCATGGGCTCAAGGAAGATGGTATTTTAGGAGAAGATTTTTGGCGTGCCATCAATTATAGCAGGGAAGATTTGCTTGCCAAACTAAAAGTCAATTTAGAGCGGTTGCGGTGGTTACCGGATTTTTTAAGCACAGATGGCCCAAAAGTACTGGTAAATATCCCCAATTACTATATGGATTATGTAGTGGATCAAGACACCGTTTTTTCTACCAAGGCCGTGGTGGGCAAGGAATATCACCAAACACCTGTATTTACCGCAGAGATGAGTTATGTGGTGTTCAGTCCATATTGGAATCTCCCCGATGGCATTCTCTGGGAAGAGACCATACCGGCTATTCTGAAGGATAAAGACTACCTTTCCGAGCACAATATGGAAATCGTGGACCAGCAAAGAGAAGTGGTCAAGCCAAGCAGCATTCGCTGGAAGAAACTGTCCAAGGAAGAGGGTTTTCCCTATTTGATCCGCCAGTTGCCAGGCGATGACAATGCCTTGGGGAGGGTAAAGTTTATGTTTCCCAATTCTTATAATATTTACATCCATGATTCTCCTGCCAAGGCATTGTTTGATAGGGATGAAAGGACCTTCAGCCATGGCTGTATCCGGATAGCAGACCCAGACGGCTTTGCCGAGGTATTGCTGAAGGATAAGAAAGAATGGAATAAAGACTCCATCAATAATGCAATGCAGCTGGAAAAGGAGAAGCAAGTGAATTTGGACACCAAGCCGGCAGTTTGGATACTATACCTCACGGCATGGAAATCGGCAAATGGGCTTCAGCTCAGGGAGGATGTGTATGATAGCGACAAACAGCTGTCCCAGAAGATGGGGGCTAGGGTGAGTTCCGTGTATTTTTAA
- a CDS encoding murein L,D-transpeptidase catalytic domain family protein, whose amino-acid sequence MLRKTGLMLALLLSTALFAYTPQRNIALKPIASSANTTAELLIQKVLENLNGQNTNITISSKALEMGINGFLKLSETGKVSSTKPLTIIDFSLPSSQKRLWTIDPTSGKILHHTWVAHGRNSGGLMAKKFSNTNSSYMSSLGFYRTAETYSGKHGYSLRLDGIEKGVNDNARQRAIVIHGATYANPDFIKKYGRLGRSLGCPALPMNQYKAIIDSIKEESCLFIYAPNTDYLRATALLDTDMTT is encoded by the coding sequence ATGCTTAGAAAAACAGGACTTATGCTGGCACTGCTGCTAAGCACAGCCCTATTTGCGTACACTCCCCAGCGAAACATCGCCTTAAAGCCCATCGCGTCTAGTGCAAATACTACCGCTGAGTTACTCATTCAGAAGGTACTCGAAAACCTGAACGGCCAAAATACCAACATTACCATTTCTTCAAAAGCACTGGAAATGGGCATCAACGGCTTTTTGAAATTGAGCGAAACCGGCAAAGTTTCTTCTACAAAACCGCTCACCATCATTGATTTCAGCCTTCCATCTTCTCAAAAAAGGCTCTGGACAATTGACCCTACTTCTGGTAAAATCCTGCACCATACTTGGGTGGCTCATGGACGGAACAGTGGCGGATTGATGGCCAAGAAATTTTCCAATACCAATTCGAGTTACATGAGCAGCCTCGGCTTTTACCGTACGGCAGAAACCTATTCCGGCAAACACGGCTATTCGCTCCGACTCGATGGGATCGAAAAGGGAGTTAACGACAATGCCCGCCAAAGGGCAATTGTCATCCATGGCGCAACGTATGCAAACCCTGACTTTATTAAGAAATACGGGCGGCTAGGAAGGAGCTTGGGATGCCCTGCTCTGCCCATGAACCAATACAAGGCGATCATCGACAGCATCAAGGAAGAGAGCTGCTTGTTTATCTATGCTCCCAACACCGACTACCTTCGGGCAACTGCCTTACTTGATACGGACATGACCACCTAA